In Trichoplusia ni isolate ovarian cell line Hi5 chromosome 2, tn1, whole genome shotgun sequence, the DNA window ATGAAACTTTAAGGTCACGCTCTTTTAACTGAGACTGAGATTGATTTGctcgatttattttttttagttatccGCCACTACTCATATTTAGGTTGGATAAGGCAGTAGGCTCTCAACAGTCAGGACAGCTACAAGGCTGTGAGTTTTCATGCTATCGCAGcttacactttttatttattagcttttagcttattatttattttcaaaattatgaatgtaagtACTTGATGTTAAGTCAAAACAATCTCACTTAGAACTTGATTATTTAGTAGGATTAGCAAAAATGGtcttaagaataataattaatactagctgttgcccgcgacttcgtccacgtggttagaattttccccattttccattgtatcttcgctcctattagtcgcagcgtgatgttatatagcctatagccttcctcgataaatggtctattcaacacaaaaagaatttttcaaatcgaaccagtggttcccgagattagcgcgttcaaacaaacaaacaaacaaacaaacaaactcttcagctttatatattagtatagattagtatagataagattCGACAACTTAGGTCAATATGACCGTTGGcctaaaattgacaaaatttatATACAGACGTTGTgtacaatcatcatcatcagctccCCTCAGTCCACTACTAAAATGAGGCCTCTCCCATGGCTCCTTCACCAATGCTTGCTTACTGCCTTACAAATATTTCCGTCTCACCTGGCTACGGGGCACCTAACGAAGTAAAAGTAATGTATGTCTAAGAAAAAACGCTATTGGTTTGATTCAAGTTAGGAAAAGGTGCTGACTAGACCAAGTTACGGCACTAGTCGAGGATGCATGAAAATCCCATACATTTGAACAAAAGCTGGCGCGACTGGGGGTAAAGCATCTGGTCAATTCAAAAATAGTACTTGTCTTCtgaacattacaatttaattttaaattttattaagtgtacattttattttgattaaaggAATTGTAATAAAAGCAATGTGGATGTTTATGGTcgatcatttatttatttcaagaaagTTAATTGACTGCACATTATTCTGACAAGTAATAAATACACAGAAGTTGTTAGTaaggctttaattaaaaatggccAATTGTGAGTCAGACTCGTGTCATAAtgtagtaattataaaaaccacaaagaaaaatgtattcgtTACTATAGCGGCAAGAACTCCTCCACACATACAAATTTAAACCATCTGCATATTATCAGGGTCCATCAGATAAAGGTTATAGATGGAAAGCCTTAGTTACAAAGGTCCCGTGCCCTTTGGGTACCGATCTCTAAAATGCAGGTTTtcaataacagattttttttcttacattcaAGTATCTCCTTATCAATTCAAATTAGGTTTTTAAAAACTGAGATTAACTTTGGTCCttatcgtaaacaaaaaaaaccagagtaaaaaaaatatttaatataatttaaaataccacGTTTCTACatgtaacattaaataattaggtatttatttctaacttttttccaaaatataattttgactaacattttttttattacaaacttaacatttatatgtaaaaacaattataaatctaCTAGGTATCTACTAATAAGGAGAAAATTGCGATCACAATATTCTTGTATTGTATATCTTCATTATTTAGAAGAAGCGTACTTTCATGACCAGCCTTTTGTCTTTTCAGTAAAATTCACTGcgattgttctgaaataaacaTCAAAGAAACATTATTACTGACGTAGTGCTAAAGTGTGagctgaaaaaaaatgaatacatttcAGTGAAAAAATGAATTCAAGTAATAAGTTATAGTAGAATGATAAATATATCAACAATACAACACCAACTATATCATTAAACCGTTGAATtctcaataaaattattctttttggAATTAAAGGCTAGTTTTTAAATCGAATAATTTCCAGGAATATTATCAAAAGATATccttaaatcaataaaatttagaattaaatactCCCGCCGAACGTCAGATCCAAATATTATTAGTGTACATACACTGTAAGAAGACGGAAAAAACGGTCCAGACCTCTCACAGTAATCGATGGATATATTGTATATGAAAAAAACATGCAAGCCAAATTAACACACGTCGTTCTTCTTGAGgtcattatttagttatttgaaTGAATACACGGCGATTATCAAGTTCGACACAATTTAAAGGCCTCAGTAAGGTTAAATATAGAAGCAACGGTACAGCAATAAACAAGTATTATGAATTATGAGCCCCAGTAAGAAACTGGGGCTGATTGatgctaaattatttttattttaatggcgATATCGCAAATGCGTTCATTATCGAACACACATATTACGAATGGACGTTAAATACTACATGAAACGTTGTAAAACACTTACGTTTCCTCCTGTCCTTCACTTCCACAATTTTATCAATAGCCTTTGATCCCACGTTCCAAAGTTCTCTTGCGAGTAAACTCATAATTGTCTTATTCGAGTAGACGAAATCCATTGCTTTACCGACCCAAATATCCGATGTACTAAACCCTTCGTTCTCGACTTTCTTAAACTGATTCTTTAGGTCCGCTAGCgttttaaaagaatttgttttattattttctagtatTATAAAAGCGAATATTGTGAAGAATAACGCTAGTTGAGGCAACATCTTGCTTACTGTGACCTGCGTGTACTTAACTGGACATATTGACTGGGTGTATCACATTGTTGTTGTCTGCTTTCTTGGTACTATATAAGGCCGTCTTCATAATACGGGACTACACAGGCCATACAggtaaaaactttaaattattaactactGCTGTGCATACCTTCAAATGCagaaatatatacttataatttgttataagaTGCCAAATATTAATCATAATGTAAATTGCTGAAAGAAAATTGCAATGCGTATGATGCATTATCaaccttaattattatttttatactaactatcgtgagaatgattcattattaaaggatgcaacggtttactctcgcgaATTTGACTCAAAATGCGCGTTAGTAAATCGTTGCGTCATTCATAATGAATTACTATTTCTCACTTTATGATCGAGCCTATTTCTAGCAATCGTCGACTCCTGGAGAATCtccaaatattttaacagaatcattaagattttaattaaggGACGCAATAATCAAAAGCATTACGTACCTTGTTGCGTCCATCCATCTATTTACGAGTATCCACTACGCATTCACATTTAGATTTCCATAGAACAGTCACTGTGCATGCAGCTCTATACCATTCATTGTTTGAATGCAGAGAATCAGTGTCATTTAGTAGTACCGCGAATTTGTTATTCTGTTAATCCTATACAGACCCGTAATCCTTATCATATGGATATATGGTTTTAATTCTAGAGCTTccaaaaaatgaatgaatgcaaagaataaatccatttttttcttaatttagttCTTATTGATTTCttcgtagttttatttaaataccctATAGCATATCATAGAGGATATGCAAAGCGGAATCCTTAAAACGTAGTACGGTAGgcatttaatattaagtagAGTTTGAGATTTTGATAAACCAGGCATCCAGCATCAGAAATTATTTATGGGATTATTCAGTTTTTACTGTGTACTTCACATTATCCTTACGGatctgtaaattattttagatgACAGAATAATATGTTTAAGGGAGGCCTTTTGCATGAAGTTGTTTTTCTTATAGAAGGAAGAATTATGTGTGAATATGTGAGGCTAGTAATTTTATTCTTCATGACTGTAATGAATATTGTGttattcctttttgtttattaggtttatgtaaacaaatttagTCCATCCTTTTGGGGTGTTTATGTcattttgagatattttaactcttcaataaaagtaagtgtaatttataaatgcttgttctagaTCTGAGTGTTTATATGCATTTGATGTGAATAGTTGCTAAATCCCTTTCGACGTAGGGATCCAAGGATCCCTAGTTTAGTTTTAAggggaaataaaatattccaattcGATCATGTACGGTAACCAACACACATATGTACATAGtcacaaactttttattttataatattagtgagatTTGTAAAACAATCATGTTACACGCTCCgaacaaatgaaaacaataaaaaatatacatattgttCTGTTTCCGAAATAAACCAAGTTCACTTAACATAACTTTTCgtgttacattaaaattgtttttggcTTTTGAATTTTTTAGGGGATAGGCAAATGGAATCCCATGTTCCCTGGTCGAATTTTGCGAAGCCATCCCCAGGGTGCCAGGGTACGCGTGACAAGTGGTCCAATACTTATGTACCGTGGCTTTCACGAAATTTCTCATCTCACTTTTGAATTTCCAGTGAAATTTCGTTATagaaaattttcattcaaattgaaTACGTGGaggtgtttttgtgttttattggaCAGGAATATATGAttgatagttttataataatattttttaaagataatacaTAAAATCGAATTCTAGCAAAATCTACTGAGCCGAAGTCGATGATTTTTTAGAAAACCTAAATGATAGCTATTGATAGCAAAgaattacatgaaaaaaataatcaataaaattggttCATCTAGTTCAGGtaagcaaacataaaaaactaagtacagtggaattgaaaacaaaatactaacaattttcgtgaaaaatatgaatatatacgtttacgttttaaaataaaattaatctaaaattatgtaatatcgAAGGCCGGAAAAGTGttaagaaatttaatgaaaagaacacaaaaactataaataaatcaaaaacgaCGTCAGCAAAAAAAGTCTAAAATTTACTTAGGTCAAGGTAAAATTTTCGTTGCAAGATTCTCACTCCACGCAGGTGGTATTTTCATTCCAACAGTTCCATTCCAAGACAATTCCAAAATAAATCCCGCATCGGTCGCAAGCCCCTCAAGACTATCTGTGTCCCGCAGACACGTCCGTGAAGATTTGGAAGGATTGCTACCAGTCACAGGAAACAGCTTGGAAAAGCTAAAAGACAATATACCTGTAATGGCTTTAGAGGAACGACGAATTTGgacataaaatttaaacaaacatattgCTCAATTTTCATATTGGAATTTATAGCTATAGGTACGTCAACATAATGAGCAAGCAACTAGTAAGTGGACTAGATAAAAGATAAGGAAAACTGGGCAaagggaagcctttgcccagtagtgggataCAGATAAATCCTTCCACAATTCTCTGACCTGGACCACATAAAACCAGACTACATACAatggtcatttaaaaaaaaaaagttttttaccCATGAAATTACTGTATCAACTGTTGCTTACTCtagaattttatgtttgttatttgttgttatagcaataACAGAAGTACATCATCACCGAAAATTTCAAGTCTATCACGGTGTTTGAGATACAACTTGGTGACAAACGAACGGCCAGTAGAGTCTTGCTAGAAGGTGCTTTTTAATTGGGTACGAAACAaaggagaaaaaatatatcttagaaGCTGAagctgaaaaatgtaaaaaagaaataaacaagtcaaataaaatttataacgaataaaaaaaccAACGAGCCTAAAACCGTTGATTACGaagtataataatgtaaaatcgTGATTAAAAAATCCAAATAATTGCAAAGTTTGCGTATCATCGTCTGTTGCTATGAGATAAAGCTTGCTTACGAACCCCCagtttatttaacacttttGTGTATTCAGCTCTCCAAAGTTCCCATTGTTGACAATTTTAAAGctctttttggtattttttgccCACTTTGAATGTACAAAGCTGGTCTAAATTTTAGGCACTcttctaaaaaaaagtttttagggtttcgtagcCAACGGACAAAACGGAACCTTaattctaaaaatcaaaatcaaaatcaaaaatcaaaaagtttttatttcaaataggccgtatctcaggcacttttaaaacgttatattactgactctagttccAATTCTGAGGAACTTCTACATGTTTACCTATGAAGCTGTATCTTTAGATAATCAAACATTTCAGACATGATGTACTTTTGCTGTCGCTATAGCAActaataccaaaaataaagaaacgATTAATACATTTTGTGTGTGAAAAACTGAtgtgtcagtttttttttcacgcctatttatacagaaccctcACTGCCGTGAATCCGACTCTCAATCCactgtttttttatctgtaaatATAGAACTAGTTCTGTGAAAACTAAATTTCACAAATGGAACTGGATTTATTGAATCCGACGGTTAGCAATATTTGATCAACGTCAATCAATGTTACAGAATCTGACTGCAAGCGcatataaatgtaacaaaaccAGGTGGCTTTATAAAATACGAGTAAAAATGCACTGTTGTTTGCCCGTAATTTATCTTCAGTTTCATATTgcagttattatataaaatccAGTGAAAGAACCCGTCACCTATATTTCACTTACTtcattaagggccgatttttcaatcataagTTAACTTCTATCAGAGGAATAAATacggccgtttgacatattctCTCTACAAACGCTGTCAAAAATGTCAAACATATTCATCAGATTAAAGTCAGCGTTTGATAAATCGGCCCCAAATTAAaggaatcattaaaaaaaatgtataagtag includes these proteins:
- the LOC113501204 gene encoding uncharacterized protein LOC113501204, producing MLPQLALFFTIFAFIILENNKTNSFKTLADLKNQFKKVENEGFSTSDIWVGKAMDFVYSNKTIMSLLARELWNVGSKAIDKIVEVKDRRKQQSQ